A section of the Apodemus sylvaticus chromosome 10, mApoSyl1.1, whole genome shotgun sequence genome encodes:
- the LOC127694558 gene encoding olfactory receptor 10-like: protein MGSFNLTLEGFLLVGFSDWPQLELILLICISIFYSLTLCGNITIIVLTQQDLQLHTPMYFFLAHLSFLDLCFTSSTVPQLLISLSRGDQTISYAGCMAQFFIALLLGGTECVLLVVMAFDRYVAVCRPLHYASIMHPLLCHALAISSWVGGLVNSLIQTSLIMSIPLCGHHLNHFFCEMLVLLKLACEDTGGTETNLFVAGAIILVCPVAIILGTYAHIAHAVLKIKSRVGHRKALGTCGSHLTVVFLFYGSAMYTYLQPVHMYFGSEGKFAALFYTIITPMLNPLIYTLRNKNVKGALYKVLGKGKEETNRRKMVE from the coding sequence ATGGGAAGTTTCAATCTCACCTTAGAAGGTTTCCTGTTGGTAGGCttctcagactggcctcaactgGAACTTATCCTCCTAATCTGCATTTCCATTTTCTACTCTCTAACCCTCTGTGGTAACATCACCATCATTGTTCTCACGCAACAGGACCTGCagctgcacacacccatgtacttcttccttgcCCACCTCTCCTTCCTGGACCTCTGTTTCACCAGTAGCACTGTGCCCCAACTTCTAATCAGTCTTTCCCGAGGTGATCAGACTATCAGCTATGCTGGGTGTATGGCCCAGTTCTTCATAGCGCTCTTACTGGGTGGAACTGAGTGTGTGCTCCTTGTGGTGATGGCTTTTGACCGCTATGTCGCTGTGTGTCGTCCACTACACTACGCCAGCATTATGCACCCCCTTCTCTGCCATGCTTTGGCCATCTCCTCCTGGGTGGGAGGCCTGGTGAACTCACTGATACAGACAAGCCTCATCATGTCCATACCTCTCTGTGGCCATCACCTGaaccacttcttctgtgagatGCTTGTTCTCCTGAAGCTGGCTTGTGAGGACACAGGGGGAACAGAGACCAACTTGTTTGTAGCTGGAGCTATAATTTTGGTCTGTCCTGTAGCAATAATTCTAGGCACCTATGCACACATTGCTCATGCAGTGCTGAAAATCAAGTCAAGAGTTGGGCACAGAAAGGCTCTGGGGACTTGTGGGTCCCATCTTActgtggttttccttttttatggTTCAGCCATGTACACATATCTCCAACCTGTCCATATGTATTTTGGGAGTGAAGGAAAGTTTGCTGCCCTCTTTTATACTATAATTACTCCAATGCTGAACCCTCTGATTTATACCCTAAGAAACAAGAATGTGAAGGGGGCTCTGTACAAGGTActtggaaaaggaaaagaagagactaATAGGAGAAAGATGGttgaataa